In the genome of Arachis hypogaea cultivar Tifrunner chromosome 9, arahy.Tifrunner.gnm2.J5K5, whole genome shotgun sequence, the window ACTGCCACCACCATCATCTCACCGGGAACAACTCTCTATGCTTCAAACACCAACCAATCGTGGCCTTCTCCCAACAACACCTTTTCCCTACGCTTCTACCCTCTCCAAACCACCCCATCTTCCTTCATCGCCGCCGTCGTACACTCCGGCGGCGCTCCCATTATCTGGTCCGCCGGAAATTCTGCGGCCGTGGACTTCGGTGGCTACCTCCGCCTCCTTCCAGCTGGAAACCTTCGCTTGGTTAATGGCTCCGGCGCTACCTTGTGGGACTCCAACACCAGCAACATAGGTGTCACCTCAGCAACGGTTCTTGAAAGTGGAAACTTTGTTCTCTCCAATGGAACTTCCACTGTTTGGTCAAGCTTTGAGAACCCCACTGATACAATTGTCCCTTCTCAAAGTTTCAATCTTGGTATGGTTCTGAGATCTGGGGTTTACTCATTCTTTCTTCAGAAATCTGGGAATCTTACTCTTAGTTGGAATAATAGTGTTACTTATTGGGATCAAGGCTTGAACTTTTCAATGAGTGGTGTGAATTTGAGTTCACCTGTATTAGGATTGAAGTctgaggggattttggagataaGTGACCCTAATTTGACTTCTCCTGTGGTTGTTGCCTATAGTAGTGACTATAATGAAGGAGGGAACAATGTGTTGAGGGTTTTGAAGCTTGGTGATGATGGGAATTTGAGGGTTTATAGTTATTTGAAGGGTAGTGAAGTTGTGAATGTGAATTGGGTTGCTGTTGAGGATCAATGTGAGGTTTTTGGTTACTGTGGGAACTATGGTGTGTGTAGTTATGATTCAAAATCAGAACCTCTTTGTGGCTGTCCATCTCACAATTTTGAGATGGTTGATCCTAATGATGGTAGGAAAGGGTGCCAGAGGAAGGTGAAGCTTGAGGACTGTGTTGGGAAGGTTGCTATGTTGCAATTGGATCATGCAAAATTCTTGACATACCCTCCTGTTTTTGTTGTTAATCCTGAGATATTTTTCATTGGTATTTCAGCTTGTAGTGGAAATTGTCTTGCTGCTAGTTCTTGTTTTGCTTCCACTTCCTTGGCGGATGGAACCGGATGGTGTTACATTAAGACGTCGAATTTCATCAGTGGATACCAGAATCCTGCGCTGCCTAGCACTTCCTTCATTAAGGTTTGTCCACCTGTAGCTCCAAACTCAACTCCCTCTTTGGAGAATGTTGTTAAGAAGCATGGGAGGATTCATGGTTGGatagtagctttagttttgagtaGCATTTTAGGTTTCCTTGCATTTGAGGGTGGTTTATGGTTGTGGTGTTTTAGGAATATCCCGAGATTCGGTGGATTCTCTGCTCATTATGCTCTGCTTGAGTATGCATCCGGCGCACCAATCCATTTCTCTTACAAGGAACTTCAAAGGTCAACCAAGGGCTTCAAGGAGAAGCTAGGTGATGGTGGATTTGGTGCTGTTTATAAAGGAACTCTTGCTAATAAATCTGTTGTTGCTGTGAAGCAACTTGAGGGAATTGAGCAAGGTGACAAACAGTTTAGGATGGAGGTTTCTACCATAAGTAGCACCCATCATTTGAATCTAGTGAGGTTGATTGGTTTCTGTTCGGAAGGGCGTCACCGGCTTTTGGTATACGAGTTCATGAAAAATGGATCACTTGATAATTTCCtctttgttgatgatgaactacAATCAGGGAAATTATTGGATTGGGATCAAAGATTCAACATCGCCCTTGGCGCCGCGAGAGGCCTGACATACCTTCATGAGGAGTGTAGAAACTGCATTGTTCATTGTGACATCAAGCCTGAAAACATTCTCTTAGACGAGAACTACAACGCAAAAGTCTCGGATTTTGGCCTTGCAAAGCTCTCGAGTGCCACGAATCACCGGCACAGAACATTGACTAGTGTGAGAGGAACAAGAGGGTACCTAGCTCCGGAATGGCTGGCAAACCTTCCAATTACTTCGAAATCAGATGTGTATAGTTATGG includes:
- the LOC112712520 gene encoding G-type lectin S-receptor-like serine/threonine-protein kinase At1g34300; the protein is MVLLQRNMKLRKQPPLSLSLVTFISITIFTTATTIISPGTTLYASNTNQSWPSPNNTFSLRFYPLQTTPSSFIAAVVHSGGAPIIWSAGNSAAVDFGGYLRLLPAGNLRLVNGSGATLWDSNTSNIGVTSATVLESGNFVLSNGTSTVWSSFENPTDTIVPSQSFNLGMVLRSGVYSFFLQKSGNLTLSWNNSVTYWDQGLNFSMSGVNLSSPVLGLKSEGILEISDPNLTSPVVVAYSSDYNEGGNNVLRVLKLGDDGNLRVYSYLKGSEVVNVNWVAVEDQCEVFGYCGNYGVCSYDSKSEPLCGCPSHNFEMVDPNDGRKGCQRKVKLEDCVGKVAMLQLDHAKFLTYPPVFVVNPEIFFIGISACSGNCLAASSCFASTSLADGTGWCYIKTSNFISGYQNPALPSTSFIKVCPPVAPNSTPSLENVVKKHGRIHGWIVALVLSSILGFLAFEGGLWLWCFRNIPRFGGFSAHYALLEYASGAPIHFSYKELQRSTKGFKEKLGDGGFGAVYKGTLANKSVVAVKQLEGIEQGDKQFRMEVSTISSTHHLNLVRLIGFCSEGRHRLLVYEFMKNGSLDNFLFVDDELQSGKLLDWDQRFNIALGAARGLTYLHEECRNCIVHCDIKPENILLDENYNAKVSDFGLAKLSSATNHRHRTLTSVRGTRGYLAPEWLANLPITSKSDVYSYGMVVLEIVSGRRNFEVSEETNRKKCSIWAYEEFEKGNIRGVIDKRLFCEEVKLEKVERLIMACFWCIQEQPSMRPTMSKVVQMLEGVVDIENPPPPKSITMGFSSAINTNVADSSAL